The following coding sequences lie in one Sphingobium sp. KCTC 72723 genomic window:
- the erpA gene encoding iron-sulfur cluster insertion protein ErpA, with amino-acid sequence MTDIDLTPSAAARVAAIAAKQGKPAILRLAVEGGGCSGFQYRFGLADMVEADDLSVERDGVTLVVDDVSLDLVRGSAVDFVSDLGGAAFKVTNPNATAGCGCGTSFSV; translated from the coding sequence ATGACCGATATTGATCTCACGCCTTCTGCTGCTGCCCGTGTCGCGGCTATTGCCGCCAAGCAGGGTAAGCCTGCGATCCTGCGGCTGGCCGTAGAGGGTGGGGGCTGTTCGGGCTTTCAATATCGTTTCGGCCTGGCCGATATGGTCGAGGCCGACGACCTGTCGGTGGAGCGCGATGGCGTGACGCTGGTGGTGGACGATGTCAGCCTGGACCTGGTGCGCGGGTCGGCGGTGGATTTCGTGTCCGACCTTGGCGGCGCAGCGTTCAAGGTGACGAACCCCAATGCGACTGCCGGTTGCGGATGCGGCACCAGCTTCTCGGTCTGA
- the modB gene encoding molybdate ABC transporter permease subunit, whose translation MTFFGLPTEIWAIIGLSLKISLVAVAIMMPPAFALAWMLARWQFPFKLLVDALVHLPLVVPPVVTGWALLLLFGANGPIGSFLATHFGITLLFRWTGAALAAAIMALPLMVRAMRLSIEALDMGLEDAARTLGASGTRLFLTVSLPLCVPGIVAAAILGFARSIGEFGATITFVSDIPGETRTLPIAIYSALQMPGGERMATSLAIISILLSIGALMASEMLARRASRGKASGGRANHVL comes from the coding sequence GTGACGTTTTTCGGCCTGCCGACAGAAATATGGGCCATTATCGGCCTGTCGCTCAAGATCAGCCTGGTTGCGGTGGCGATCATGATGCCGCCTGCCTTCGCGCTGGCGTGGATGCTGGCGCGGTGGCAATTTCCCTTCAAACTGCTGGTCGATGCGCTGGTCCACCTGCCGCTGGTCGTCCCGCCGGTGGTGACCGGATGGGCATTGCTGTTGCTGTTCGGGGCGAACGGCCCGATCGGATCGTTCCTGGCCACCCATTTCGGCATCACCCTGCTGTTCCGCTGGACCGGCGCGGCGCTGGCCGCCGCAATCATGGCGCTGCCGCTGATGGTGCGCGCGATGCGGCTGTCGATCGAGGCGCTCGACATGGGGCTGGAGGACGCGGCCAGAACATTGGGCGCGAGCGGCACGCGCCTGTTCCTCACCGTGTCGCTGCCGCTGTGCGTACCGGGCATCGTTGCGGCCGCGATATTGGGCTTTGCCCGCTCCATCGGCGAATTTGGCGCGACCATCACCTTCGTGTCCGACATTCCGGGCGAAACCCGCACCCTGCCCATCGCCATCTATTCCGCATTGCAGATGCCCGGCGGGGAAAGGATGGCCACATCGCTGGCGATCATTTCCATCCTGCTGTCGATCGGCGCGCTGATGGCGTCGGAAATGCTGGCCCGACGCGCCAGCAGGGGAAAGGCCAGCGGAGGAAGGGCCAACCATGTCCTTTGA
- the xth gene encoding exodeoxyribonuclease III, translating into MRIATFNINGTKARLPRLLEWLDETRPDIACLQEIKTSDETFPVKDIEDAGYGVIWHGQKGFNGVAILARGQTPVEVRRGLDGEPEDEHSRYLEADVMGVRVASIYLPNGNPQPGPKFDYKLRWMKRLRARAAEIWAEEVPAILAGDYNVIPRDDDVYAVKAMASDALMQPESRAAYRRLLADGWTDALRSRHPAGGVWTYWDYQMNAWPRDAGFRIDHLLLSPAAADRLVDAQVDKAFRGREKASDHAPVWVELRSV; encoded by the coding sequence ATGCGTATCGCCACCTTCAACATCAACGGCACCAAGGCGCGCCTGCCGCGCCTGCTGGAATGGCTGGACGAAACGCGGCCGGACATTGCCTGCCTTCAGGAAATCAAGACGTCCGACGAAACCTTTCCGGTCAAGGATATAGAGGACGCTGGCTATGGCGTTATCTGGCACGGGCAGAAGGGGTTTAATGGCGTCGCGATTTTGGCGCGCGGGCAAACCCCGGTGGAAGTGCGGCGCGGCCTGGATGGCGAGCCGGAAGATGAGCATAGCCGCTATCTGGAGGCCGACGTGATGGGCGTGCGCGTCGCCAGCATCTACCTGCCCAACGGCAATCCGCAACCTGGCCCGAAATTCGATTACAAGCTGCGCTGGATGAAGCGCCTGCGCGCCCGCGCGGCGGAAATCTGGGCGGAGGAAGTGCCTGCGATCCTGGCCGGAGACTATAATGTCATTCCGCGCGATGATGATGTCTATGCGGTGAAGGCCATGGCCAGTGACGCGCTGATGCAGCCCGAAAGCCGCGCCGCCTATCGCCGGTTGCTGGCTGATGGCTGGACCGACGCGCTGCGCAGCCGCCATCCGGCGGGCGGGGTGTGGACCTATTGGGACTATCAGATGAACGCCTGGCCCCGCGACGCGGGTTTTCGTATCGACCATCTGCTGCTCAGCCCCGCCGCTGCCGACCGACTGGTCGACGCGCAGGTCGACAAGGCGTTTCGCGGCCGGGAAAAGGCCAGCGATCATGCGCCGGTGTGGGTGGAATTGCGATCGGTGTAA
- the modA gene encoding molybdate ABC transporter substrate-binding protein, whose translation MTIILRLLLSISLSISAPAFAAPDNRGPLVLAAASMQEAMTQAADAWTARGHDRPVLSFAASSALARQIRAGAPPDLFLSADEEWMTDVQKAGFVMRGTRANLAGNRLVLVAPAGKPVRLRIARAMPIARALGDGRLAMANPDSVPAGKYGQAALSALGVWPQLVGRIARGENVRAALALVERGATPLGVVYATDARASQGVVVVGTFPASSHPPIRYPLARLTTSRHRQAEGFRRFLLSPAGKAILARHGFTTP comes from the coding sequence ATGACGATCATTTTACGCCTGCTATTGTCCATCTCGCTGTCTATTTCAGCGCCCGCCTTTGCCGCCCCGGACAATCGCGGTCCGCTGGTCCTTGCCGCCGCCAGTATGCAGGAAGCGATGACGCAGGCCGCCGATGCGTGGACCGCGCGCGGCCATGACCGGCCAGTCCTCTCCTTCGCTGCCTCCTCCGCACTGGCGCGTCAAATCCGCGCAGGCGCACCGCCCGACCTGTTCCTGTCAGCCGATGAGGAATGGATGACCGACGTGCAAAAGGCAGGCTTCGTCATGCGGGGAACGCGCGCGAATCTGGCGGGCAACCGGCTGGTGCTGGTCGCGCCAGCGGGCAAGCCCGTCCGCTTGCGAATCGCGCGCGCCATGCCGATCGCGCGGGCGCTGGGCGACGGGCGACTGGCCATGGCCAATCCCGACAGCGTGCCAGCGGGCAAATATGGCCAGGCCGCGCTGAGCGCCCTTGGCGTATGGCCACAGCTTGTCGGCAGGATAGCGCGCGGGGAAAATGTCCGTGCCGCGCTGGCGCTGGTGGAACGGGGCGCAACGCCGCTGGGTGTCGTCTATGCGACCGACGCGCGCGCTTCGCAGGGCGTGGTGGTGGTCGGCACCTTCCCCGCATCCAGCCATCCGCCGATCCGCTACCCCCTCGCCCGCCTGACCACCAGCCGTCACAGGCAAGCCGAAGGATTTCGCCGCTTCCTGTTGTCGCCCGCAGGCAAGGCGATCCTTGCCCGCCACGGCTTTACCACGCCGTAA
- a CDS encoding ATP-binding cassette domain-containing protein — translation MSFDLNITRRIGRRDISLTCRTGSGLIALVGPSGAGKTSILNMVAGIVRPDHGHVRVAGETLFDSGAGIDKPAARRGAGYIFQDRRLFPHMRVRDNLTYARRAPCLLDFDHVVALLGIGALLDRWPGSLSGGEAQRVAIGRALLSAPRFLLMDEPLASIDPARKGDIMAALENILSSIAIPILYVTHDEREAERLASQVIVLRGENIPDHS, via the coding sequence ATGTCCTTTGACCTCAACATCACACGGCGGATCGGCCGTCGCGACATCAGCCTGACCTGCCGGACGGGCAGCGGCCTCATTGCGCTGGTCGGGCCGTCGGGCGCGGGCAAGACCAGCATCCTCAACATGGTGGCGGGTATCGTGAGGCCCGATCATGGCCATGTCCGCGTCGCCGGCGAAACGCTGTTCGACAGCGGCGCGGGGATCGACAAACCAGCGGCCCGGCGCGGCGCGGGGTATATATTTCAGGACCGCCGCTTATTCCCCCACATGCGCGTGCGCGACAATCTGACCTACGCCCGCCGCGCGCCGTGCCTGCTCGATTTCGATCATGTCGTCGCGCTGTTGGGGATCGGCGCGTTGCTCGACCGCTGGCCCGGATCGCTGTCGGGCGGTGAGGCGCAGCGGGTCGCGATCGGCCGGGCGTTGCTGTCTGCACCCCGTTTCCTGCTGATGGACGAACCGCTCGCATCGATCGACCCCGCACGCAAGGGCGACATCATGGCGGCGCTGGAAAACATCCTGTCCAGTATCGCCATTCCCATCCTCTATGTCACGCATGACGAACGGGAAGCGGAACGGCTCGCCTCGCAGGTCATAGTGCTGCGTGGCGAGAATATCCCCGACCATAGCTGA
- a CDS encoding M23 family metallopeptidase, with protein sequence MFVLDTVNARGARLFHSAMKAAKIVGGIGIVGALCAATPAQANAPVTGSDDPYGDASEINTSPLGPQDVGFSNLFSSLQRLDGNAKTAAYIPSGRPVEKLSLTSNFGVRSDPFNGGARMHKGIDIPGPIGTPIHATADGIVNRAGWASGYGNLVQISHGSGMETRYGHMSKLLVPANSYVKRGQIIGLMGSTGRSTGSHLHYEVRVDGAAINPLPFVAGPDYLVAVNSKPPIAMGGPTKAQEKSVD encoded by the coding sequence ATGTTTGTTCTTGATACGGTCAATGCTCGCGGTGCGCGTTTGTTCCATTCTGCCATGAAGGCAGCAAAGATTGTCGGAGGGATCGGGATCGTCGGCGCGCTCTGTGCAGCCACCCCGGCCCAGGCCAATGCCCCGGTAACGGGCAGCGATGATCCCTATGGCGACGCTTCGGAAATCAACACCAGCCCGCTGGGTCCGCAGGATGTCGGCTTCTCCAACCTGTTTTCCAGCCTGCAACGGCTGGATGGCAACGCTAAGACGGCGGCCTATATCCCGTCGGGCCGCCCGGTGGAAAAGCTGTCGCTGACGTCCAACTTCGGCGTCCGGTCCGACCCCTTCAATGGTGGCGCGCGGATGCACAAGGGCATCGACATTCCCGGCCCGATCGGCACCCCGATCCACGCAACCGCCGACGGCATCGTCAACCGCGCCGGATGGGCCAGCGGTTATGGCAACCTCGTCCAGATCTCGCACGGCAGCGGCATGGAAACGCGCTACGGCCATATGTCGAAGCTGCTGGTTCCGGCCAACTCCTATGTAAAGCGCGGCCAGATCATCGGCCTGATGGGGTCGACTGGCCGCTCGACCGGCAGCCACCTTCATTATGAAGTCCGCGTCGATGGCGCGGCGATCAACCCGCTGCCCTTCGTTGCCGGTCCCGACTATCTGGTCGCAGTGAACAGCAAGCCCCCGATCGCCATGGGCGGCCCGACCAAGGCGCAGGAAAAGAGCGTCGACTGA
- the bcp gene encoding thioredoxin-dependent thiol peroxidase yields the protein MLEQGQSVPPVTLKDMNGVNFALDSFSGQPLVVYFYPKADTPGCTNEAKDFTALADDFAAAGVPVIGVSKDKPAKLKKFADKYALRVTLASDEEGAACEAFGTWVEKSLYGRKYMGIERATFLIGADGIVQRVWPKVKVKDHAAQVLEAVRAL from the coding sequence ATGCTGGAACAAGGGCAAAGCGTGCCACCAGTGACGCTCAAGGATATGAACGGTGTGAACTTTGCGCTGGACAGCTTTTCCGGCCAGCCACTGGTCGTCTATTTCTATCCCAAGGCGGATACGCCGGGCTGCACCAATGAAGCCAAGGACTTTACCGCCCTGGCCGATGATTTCGCGGCGGCAGGCGTGCCGGTGATCGGCGTGTCGAAGGACAAGCCTGCCAAGCTCAAGAAATTCGCCGACAAATATGCACTGCGCGTCACGCTCGCTTCCGATGAGGAAGGGGCGGCTTGTGAAGCGTTTGGCACCTGGGTCGAAAAGTCGCTTTACGGGCGCAAATATATGGGGATCGAACGCGCGACCTTCCTGATCGGCGCGGACGGGATCGTACAGCGCGTTTGGCCCAAGGTGAAGGTGAAGGACCATGCCGCGCAAGTGCTGGAGGCAGTGCGCGCGCTTTGA
- a CDS encoding neutral zinc metallopeptidase → MRLDDEQESSHFEVQDGRGGGGGGGLGGGLGMLLPLIGSKFGCGGIAVVLVIMVVMGMNPLSLIGGGGGGQQVQTERPATTELTAIQRTSLQVLGSTERRWADIFKAQGQQYPPPTLVFYSQNGQSGCGAAQSAMGPFYCPADQRIYIDTDFFTEMEQRFNAPGDFPIGYIIAHEVGHHIQTITGTSDKVRQAQRRASEAEGNALQVKMELQADCYAGVWAARDTNLMEAGDLEEGMGAAQAIGDDTLQKAAGRRPVPESFTHGSSAQRMEWLQKGLSSGDPAQCDTFRGVL, encoded by the coding sequence ATGCGGCTCGACGACGAACAGGAAAGCAGCCATTTCGAGGTTCAGGATGGCCGGGGTGGCGGCGGAGGCGGCGGCCTTGGCGGTGGCCTTGGCATGTTGTTGCCGCTGATCGGCAGCAAATTTGGCTGTGGCGGTATCGCCGTCGTGCTGGTCATCATGGTGGTGATGGGCATGAACCCCTTGAGCCTGATCGGCGGTGGTGGTGGTGGACAGCAGGTCCAGACCGAACGCCCCGCAACCACCGAACTGACCGCCATTCAGCGCACGTCGTTGCAGGTGCTGGGATCGACCGAGCGGCGCTGGGCCGACATCTTCAAGGCGCAGGGCCAGCAATATCCGCCGCCCACGCTGGTATTCTACAGCCAGAATGGCCAGTCGGGCTGCGGCGCGGCGCAATCGGCGATGGGACCATTTTATTGCCCGGCCGATCAGCGCATTTATATCGACACCGATTTCTTCACCGAAATGGAACAGCGCTTCAATGCGCCGGGCGATTTCCCGATCGGCTATATCATCGCGCATGAAGTCGGCCACCATATCCAGACCATCACCGGCACGTCGGACAAGGTGCGTCAGGCGCAGCGCCGCGCGAGCGAGGCGGAAGGCAATGCGTTACAGGTGAAGATGGAGTTGCAGGCGGATTGCTACGCCGGGGTATGGGCCGCGCGCGACACCAATTTGATGGAAGCAGGCGACCTGGAAGAAGGCATGGGCGCGGCGCAGGCGATTGGCGACGATACGCTGCAAAAGGCAGCAGGCCGTCGCCCGGTTCCCGAAAGCTTCACCCATGGCAGCAGCGCACAGCGGATGGAGTGGCTGCAAAAGGGTCTGTCCAGCGGCGACCCAGCGCAGTGCGACACGTTCAGGGGCGTTTTATAA
- a CDS encoding bifunctional [glutamine synthetase] adenylyltransferase/[glutamine synthetase]-adenylyl-L-tyrosine phosphorylase, translating to MVTDWSDTAARIQAHSPFLARAMVRYPQVVDLLASGDMDAALALAQMRDPEDSVARSLRQRRGAIALVTAAADLSGAWGLDRVTRTLSDFADQAVDEALAAAMAERYPDAEHRGFVVLALGKHGSRELNYSSDIDPILLYDPATLPRREREDVADAAVRIGRRMSELLSARDGDGYVFRVDLRLRPSPEATPIALPVEAAIGYYESMALGWEQAAFIRARPAAGDIALGDYFLRQIRPFVWRRSLDFGAIDAIVDISRRIRDHYAQGQAFGPGYDLKRGRGGIREVEFFAQVHQLIHGGRDPALRSGNTREALRALAGAGVIEADVAARLDDAYVLFRTIEHRLQMVEDLQTHELPKSTDALDNVAQLHGVADGAALLDLLRPQVEWVGRNYDRLTPDKDDATLSQDEDRLKVQLIEMGFADAETPFARIAHWRGGKVRALRSAPSREALEGLLSGLMRALAMAPDPTHALNRLDDMIGRLPSAINFFKLLAARPALVELLAEILSHAPTLAQALGRRAELIDGLIDATAFDPPPAVDILAAQLAALEPGEDYQALLDRVRQRVNDRRFALGVQIVRGCDPLEAGRGYGRVAEAAIEALAAGTVAEFQTAHGRVEDSEMVIVALGRMGGGVLTHASDLDLVFLFTGDFRAESDGPKPLGATQYFNRLGQRITNALSVHTAFGPLYDVDTRLRPSGAQGLLAVSFDSFARYQREDAWTWEHLALTRARPVFGSPTARAALDAILTETLRRPRDFDELARQAVQMRRDIARHKPPASELDVKLVPGGLIDLEFLIHVTQFRHGMAFDPDVGKALGELVAAGHLPAELIAAHDLITRYLIVSRLVSPGSTEPAEATRPLVARACGADHWDRLLESYAKARQSVAQAWAALAAPYQETT from the coding sequence ATGGTGACGGACTGGTCGGACACAGCGGCACGCATACAGGCCCATTCTCCCTTTCTGGCGCGCGCCATGGTCCGTTACCCGCAGGTGGTGGATCTACTGGCGAGCGGGGACATGGACGCCGCGCTGGCGCTGGCCCAAATGCGCGATCCCGAAGACAGCGTTGCGCGGTCGTTGCGGCAGCGGCGCGGCGCGATCGCGCTGGTGACGGCGGCGGCGGACCTGTCGGGCGCATGGGGGCTGGACCGGGTGACGCGCACGCTGTCCGACTTTGCCGACCAGGCAGTGGACGAAGCACTCGCCGCTGCCATGGCCGAACGCTATCCCGATGCGGAACATCGTGGCTTCGTGGTGCTGGCGCTAGGCAAGCATGGCAGCCGCGAACTCAATTACTCGTCCGACATCGACCCTATCCTGCTGTACGACCCGGCGACCTTGCCCCGGCGGGAGCGGGAGGATGTGGCCGACGCCGCGGTGCGTATCGGGCGACGGATGAGCGAATTACTGAGCGCGCGCGATGGCGATGGCTATGTGTTTCGCGTCGACCTGCGCCTGCGCCCATCGCCCGAAGCCACCCCCATCGCGCTGCCGGTGGAGGCGGCGATCGGCTATTATGAATCCATGGCGCTGGGGTGGGAACAGGCCGCCTTCATCCGCGCGCGCCCGGCGGCGGGCGATATTGCGCTGGGCGATTATTTCCTGCGCCAGATCCGTCCCTTTGTGTGGCGGCGCAGTCTGGATTTCGGCGCGATCGATGCGATCGTGGACATCAGCCGCCGCATCCGCGACCATTATGCGCAGGGGCAGGCGTTCGGGCCGGGTTACGACCTGAAACGGGGACGCGGCGGCATCCGTGAAGTCGAATTTTTCGCGCAGGTGCATCAACTGATCCATGGCGGGCGCGACCCGGCGCTGCGGTCTGGCAACACGCGCGAGGCATTGCGGGCGCTGGCGGGGGCTGGCGTGATAGAGGCGGACGTGGCGGCGCGACTGGATGACGCTTATGTGCTGTTCCGCACGATCGAACATCGTTTGCAGATGGTCGAGGATCTCCAGACCCACGAACTGCCCAAATCGACGGACGCGCTGGATAATGTCGCACAGTTGCACGGCGTCGCGGATGGTGCGGCCCTGCTGGACCTGCTGCGCCCACAGGTCGAATGGGTCGGGCGCAATTATGACCGGCTGACCCCGGACAAGGACGACGCCACCCTGTCGCAGGATGAGGATCGGCTGAAAGTGCAGCTGATCGAGATGGGTTTTGCCGATGCGGAGACGCCGTTCGCGCGGATCGCCCATTGGCGCGGTGGCAAAGTGCGTGCGTTGCGCAGCGCGCCATCGCGTGAGGCGCTGGAGGGTTTGCTGTCCGGCCTGATGCGCGCGCTGGCCATGGCGCCCGATCCGACCCATGCGCTCAACCGGCTGGACGACATGATCGGGCGGCTGCCCAGTGCGATCAATTTCTTCAAGCTGCTCGCCGCGCGCCCGGCGCTGGTCGAATTGCTGGCGGAGATATTGAGCCATGCGCCCACGCTGGCGCAGGCATTGGGGCGGCGGGCGGAGCTGATCGACGGGCTGATCGACGCTACCGCGTTCGACCCGCCGCCTGCGGTCGATATACTGGCGGCGCAACTGGCCGCGCTGGAACCGGGGGAGGATTATCAGGCGCTGCTCGACCGGGTGCGACAGCGCGTGAATGATCGCCGTTTCGCGCTGGGCGTGCAAATCGTGCGCGGGTGCGATCCGCTGGAGGCAGGGCGCGGCTATGGCCGGGTGGCCGAAGCGGCGATCGAGGCATTGGCCGCAGGCACGGTGGCGGAGTTCCAGACTGCGCATGGCCGCGTTGAAGACAGCGAGATGGTCATAGTGGCGCTGGGTCGCATGGGCGGCGGCGTGCTGACCCATGCGTCCGATCTGGACCTTGTTTTCCTGTTTACCGGCGACTTCCGGGCGGAATCGGACGGGCCAAAACCGCTGGGCGCGACGCAATATTTCAATCGTCTGGGGCAGCGTATCACCAATGCGCTGTCGGTCCATACCGCATTCGGCCCGCTCTATGATGTGGACACGCGGTTGCGGCCATCGGGCGCGCAGGGGTTGCTGGCGGTCAGTTTCGACAGCTTCGCCCGCTATCAGCGGGAGGATGCCTGGACATGGGAGCATCTGGCGCTGACCCGCGCCCGGCCGGTATTCGGATCGCCCACGGCGCGCGCCGCGCTGGATGCTATCCTGACCGAAACCCTGCGCCGTCCGCGCGATTTCGATGAACTGGCGCGGCAGGCGGTGCAGATGCGTCGCGACATAGCCAGGCATAAACCACCGGCCAGCGAGTTGGACGTCAAGCTGGTGCCAGGTGGCCTGATCGACCTGGAATTCCTGATCCACGTCACGCAGTTTCGCCATGGCATGGCGTTCGATCCTGACGTGGGCAAGGCGCTGGGCGAACTGGTCGCGGCGGGGCATTTGCCTGCCGAACTGATCGCCGCGCATGACCTCATCACGCGCTATCTGATCGTGTCCCGGCTGGTGTCGCCCGGATCGACCGAACCGGCAGAGGCGACGCGGCCTCTGGTGGCGCGGGCGTGCGGGGCTGACCATTGGGACAGGCTGCTTGAAAGCTATGCGAAGGCGCGGCAAAGCGTGGCGCAGGCTTGGGCCGCACTCGCCGCGCCCTATCAGGAGACGACATGA